One region of Phragmites australis chromosome 18, lpPhrAust1.1, whole genome shotgun sequence genomic DNA includes:
- the LOC133898350 gene encoding protein TOPLESS-RELATED PROTEIN 2-like, producing the protein MSSLSRELVFLILQFLDEEKFKETVHKLEQESGFYFNMKHFEDLVQGGEWDEVERYLSGFTKVEDNRYSMKIFFEIRKQKYLEALDRHDRAKAVEILVKDLKVFASFNEELFKEITQLLTLENFRQNEQLSKYGDTKSARNIMLLELKKLIEANPLFRDKLNFPPFKASRLRTLINQSLNWQHQLCKNPRPNPDIKTLFTDHSCAAPANGARAPPPSNGPLVGPIPKSSGFPPMGAHAPFQPVVSPSPNTIAGWMTNANPSLPHAAVAQGPPGLVQAPNTAAFLKHPRTPTSAPGIDYQSADSEHLMKRMRVGQPDEVSFSGASHPANIYTQEDLPKQVVRTLNQGSSVMSLDFHPVQQTILLVGTNVGDIGIWEVGSRDKIAHKTFKVWDIGSCTLPLQAALMKDAAISVNRCLWSPDGTILGVAFSKHIVQTYTFVPNGELRQQAEIDAHIGGVNDIAFSHPNKTLSIITCGDDKLIKVWDAQTGQKQYTFEGHEAPVFSVCPHYKESIQFIFSTAIDGKIKAWLYDCLGSRVDYDAPGHWCTTMAYSADGTRLFSCGTSKEGDSHLVEWNETEGAIKRTYNGFRKRSHGVVQFDTTRNRFLAAGDEFLVKFWDMDNINILTTADCDGGLPASPRLRFNREGSLLAVTTSENGIKILANTDGQRLLRMLESRAFEGSRGPPQQINTKPPIVALGPVSNASSPIAVNTERSDRILPAVSTSGLAPMDASRTPDVKPRITDESEKTKTWKLADIVDSGHLRALHLQDTDTNPSKVVRLLYTNNGIALLALGSNAVHKLWKWQRSERNPNGKSTASVAPQLWQPANGILMTNDTNDGNPEEATACIALSKNDSYVMSASGGKVSLFNMMTFKVMTTFMAPPPAATFLAFHPQDNNIIAIGMEDSTIQIYNVRIDDVKSKLKGHQKKISGLAFSQSLNVLVSSGADAQLCVWSIDGWEKKKSRYIQPPANRSGALVGDTRVQFHNDHTHLLVVHETQLAIYDANLECLRSWFPRDALPAPISSAIYSCDGLLVYTAFCDGAIGVFEAESLRLRCRIAPSAYIPPSILSCAGRVYPMVVAAHPMEPNQIALGMSDGKVHVVEPLDADPKWGTAPPQDNGAHQVISTGPSAASNQASDQQTR; encoded by the exons ATGTCGTCGCTGAGCAGGGAGCTGGTGTTCCTCATCCTGCAGTTCCTCGACGAGGAGAAGTTCAAGGAGACGGTGCACAA GTTGGAGCAGGAGTCAGGGTTCTATTTCAACATGAAGCACTTCGAGGACCTTGTTCAGGGCGGCGAGTGGGATGAGGTGGAGAGGTACCTCAGCGGCTTCACCAAGGTGGAGGACAACCGCTACTCCATGAAGATCTTCTTTGAGATCCGCAAGCAGAAGTATCTCGAGGCCCTTGATAG GCATGATAGGGCCAAGGCGGTGGAGATTCTCGTGAAGGATCTCAAGGTGTTCGCTTCCTTCAACGAGGAGCTGTTCAAGGAGATAACACAGCTGCTGACCTTGGAGAATTTTAG GCAAAATGAGCAGCTGTCCAAGTATGGGGACACAAAGTCAGCCCGGAATATCATGCTCCTGGAGCTCAAGAAGCTCATTGAAGCGAACCCATTATTCCGGGACAAGCTGAATTTCCCACCATTTAAAGCTTCTAGACTTCGCACATTGATCAATCAAAG TCTGAACTGGCAACATCAGCTTTGCAAGAACCCCAGACCAAACCCTGACATCAAGACACTCTTCACTGATCACTCTTGTGCTGCTCCTGCCAACGGAGCAAGAGCTCCTCCACCTTCCAATGGTCCCCTAGTTGGACCTATCCCTAAGTCATCTGGATTTCCGCCAATGGGTGCTCATGCT CCATTTCAGCCTGTGGTGTCACCATCTCCAAACACAATTGCAGGTTGGATGACAAATGCCAACCCCTCTTTGCCACATGCCGCGGTTGCACAAGGACCACCTGGTCTTGTTCAGGCTCCAAACACAG CTGCATTTCTAAAGCATCCAAGAACCCCCACAAGTGCACCTGGCATTGATTACCAGTCTGCAGATTCGGAACATCTCATGAAAAGAATGCGTGTAGGACAACCAGATGAG GTATCATTCTCTGGTGCAAGCCATCCTGCCAATATTTATACTCAAGAAGACCTTCCCAAACAAGTGGTTCGTACCCTTAATCAAGGTTCTAGTGTTATGAGCCTGGATTTCCATCCTGTTCAACAAACCATTCTTTTAG TTGGAACAAATGTTGGTGACATTGGGATATGGGAAGTTGGTTCCCGAGACAAGATAGCTCACAAGACATTCAAAGTTTGGGATATTGGTTCCTGCACCTTGCCTTTGCAG GCCGCACTAATGAAAGATGCTGCGATATCTGTCAATAGATGCCTATGGAGCCCTGATGGAACTATTCTAG GTGTTGCTTTTTCAAAGCATATTGTTCAGACTTACACATTTGTGCCAAATGGAGAATTAAGGCAGCAAGCAGAG ATTGATGCGCACATTGGTGGGGTTAATGACATAGCCTTCTCTCACCCCAACAAGACGCTATCAATTATTACATGTGGCGATGACAAACTCATTAAG GTGTGGGATGCTCAAACAGGACAAAAGCAGTACACATTTGAAGGCCATGAAGCTCCAGTGTTTTCTGTATGCCCTCACTACAAGGAGTCCATTCAG TTTATCTTCTCTACTGCCATTGATGGAAAAATCAAGGCATGGTTGTATGATTGCTTGGGCTCAAGAGTTGACTATGATGCTCCTGGACATTGGTGTACTACCATGGCTTACAGTGCTGATGGAACAAG GCTCTTCTCCTGTGGTACTAGTAAAGAAGGTGATTCCCACTTGGTTGAGTGGAATGAAACTGAAGGGGCTATTAAGAGGACATACAATGGCTTCAGGAAACGATCACATGGTGTTGTTCAGTTTGACACAACCAGAAACCGCTTCTTGGCTGCTGGAGATGAATTCCTTGTTAAATTCTGGGATATGGATAACATCAACATACTAACAACGGCAGATTGCGACGGTGGATTGCCA GCAAGCCCTCGTTTGAGATTCAATAGAGAAGGCTCATTACTCGCTGTCACAACAAGTGAGAATGGAATAAAAATACTTGCCAACACTGATGGACAGCGCTTGCTTAGGATGCTTGAGAGCAGAGCATTTGAGGGCTCTAGAGGACCTCCTCAACAAATAAATACCAAG CCTCCAATTGTTGCCCTTGGTCCTGTTTCGAATGCCTCCAGCCCTATAGCAGTGAATACAGAGCGATCTGATCGGATCTTGCCTGCAGTCTCGACGAGTGGCTTG GCACCTATGGATGCTAGCAGAACTCCGGATGTTAAACCAAGAATAACCGATGAATCTGAAAAAACTAAGACCTGGAAGTTGGCAGACATCGTTGATTCTGGACATCTTCGAGCACTGCATTTGCAAGACACAGACACGAACCCGAGCAAA GTTGTCCGTTTGTTGTATACCAATAATGGGATTGCACTGTTGGCTCTCGGCTCCAATGCTGTTCATAAGTTGTGGAAATGGCAACGAAGTGAAAGAAATCCTAATGGCAAG TCTACTGCATCGGTTGCACCTCAATTGTGGCAACCAGCAAATGGGATTCTGATGACAAATGACACTAACGACGGCAACCCAGAAGAAGCAACTGCCTGCATAGCATTGTCCAAAAATGACTCTTATGTTATGTCTGCATCTGGTGGCAAAGTCTCATTGTTCAATATGATGACATTCAAG GTCATGACAACTTTCATGGCGCCTCCACCTGCTGCAACTTTCCTCGCGTTCCACCCACAAGACAATAATATTATTGCTATTGGAATGGAGGATTCTACCATTCAAATCTACAATGTCCGCATTGATGAT GTGAAAAGTAAGCTTAAGGGCCATCAGAAAAAGATTAGTGGGCTGGCCTTTTCTCAATCATTGAATGTGCTAGTATCATCAGGTGCTGATGCTCAG CTATGTGTTTGGAGCATTGATggttgggagaagaagaaatcaagatATATTCAACCCCCAGCAAACCGTTCTGGTGCTTTGGTTGGTGATACAAGGGTGCAGTTCCACAATGACCACACACATCTTTTGGTAGTTCATGAGACTCAATTGGCAATCTATGATGCGAATCTCGAATGTTTACGCTCG TGGTTCCCAAGAGATGCACTCCCAGCTCCAATCTCGAGTGCAATATACTCATGTGATGGTCTCTTGGTTTACACTGCATTCTGCGATGGTGCTATTGGAGTCTTTGAAGCGGAGTCTCTTAGGTTGCGTTGCAGGATTGCACCTTCGGCTTATATTCCGCCTTCAATATTGTCTTG TGCTGGACGTGTTTACCCCATGGTTGTTGCTGCTCATCCCATGGAGCCAAACCAGATAGCACTCGGCATGAGCGATGGTAAAGTTCATGTGGTGGAGCCATTAGACGCCGACCCAAAGTGGGGAACAGCGCCGCCTCAGGACAATGGAGCGCACCAAGTGATATCAACAGGGCCATCAGCAGCTAGCAACCAGGCATCTGATCAGCAGACGAGGTGA